In Gopherus flavomarginatus isolate rGopFla2 chromosome 1, rGopFla2.mat.asm, whole genome shotgun sequence, a single genomic region encodes these proteins:
- the LOC127043168 gene encoding traf2 and NCK-interacting protein kinase-like isoform X2 — MELSSQPSQATSPDNEAMEATSAANFSSLPTPSRRLSQIRRRKKKKRDEMFSEIMEVTRNERAHLNEWKDVVSNYRKDASECEDRRDQHEDRRDEREERRDARDERWRQEDRRCRQEDQRWWDATLGLLRDQTDILQHLVELQEQQQGYRVPLQPLCNHPHRSPCSISSSPRRVRTRGERLRAPDHSSPMDSPTITLKYF, encoded by the exons atggaattatcctcccagccctcccaagccactagcccagacaatgaagccatggaagcgacctctg ctgcaaatttttcaagcctccctactccatcccgaaggctatctcagataaggcggaggaaaaaaaagaagcgagatgaaatgttctcggaaatcatggaagtaacccgcaatgaaagagctcatctgaatgagtggaaggacgtggtatcaaattacaggaaagatgccagtgaatgtgaggacaggagggaccaacatgaggataggagggacgaacgtgaggagaggagagacgctcgagatgagaggtggcggcaggaagatcggaggtgtaggcaggaagatcagcggtggtgggatgcaacgctggggctgctgcgtgatcaaactgacatcctccaacatctggtggagcttcaggaacagcagcagggttacagagtgccactgcagcccctgtgtaaccaccctcaccgctcaccatgttccatatcttcctcacccagacgtgtaagaacgcgtggggaaaggcttcgtgcacctgaccactccagccccatggacagcccaaccattaccttgaaatatttttag